In one window of Meiothermus sp. DNA:
- the glpK gene encoding glycerol kinase GlpK, protein MPYILSLDQGTTSSRAIVFDLEGQPRAIAQQEFMQHFPQPGWVEHDPLEIWQTQLQVAREAIQRAAILPSEIAAIGITNQRETTVLWERATGRPVHRAIVWQDRRTAPICDELRKGGYEGVFRQKTGLVLDAYFSGTKVKWLLENVPGLRERAGKGELCFGTIDSWLIYNLTGGQVHATDVSNASRTLLFNLHTLRWDEHLLGILGIPKALLPEVRPSSGLFGETVPELFGTAIPIAGVAGDQQAALFGQACFTPGMAKNTYGTGCFMLMNTGQSQVESKRGLLTTVAWQLEGEPPEYALEGSVFMAGAVVQWLRDGLGILQTSSDVEPLARQVESTDGVYLVPAFVGLGAPYWDAYARGTLIGLTRGTTRAHLARAALEAIAYQSRDVLEAMEADSGLQLSELRVDGGATVNNLLMQFQADILGTPVVRPQVTETTALGAAYLAGVGVGMLSREQIAERWVVQKRFEPVMPQEQRERLYGGWKKAVERAKNWVDA, encoded by the coding sequence ATGCCTTACATCCTCTCGCTAGACCAGGGAACCACCAGCAGCCGGGCCATTGTGTTCGACCTGGAGGGTCAGCCCAGAGCCATAGCCCAGCAGGAATTCATGCAGCACTTCCCCCAGCCGGGCTGGGTCGAGCACGACCCCCTGGAAATCTGGCAGACGCAGCTTCAGGTCGCCCGCGAGGCCATCCAGCGGGCCGCCATTCTGCCCAGCGAGATCGCTGCCATCGGGATCACCAACCAGCGCGAGACCACCGTGCTGTGGGAGCGGGCCACCGGCCGGCCGGTGCACCGGGCCATCGTCTGGCAGGACCGCCGCACTGCGCCTATCTGCGACGAACTGCGCAAAGGGGGCTACGAGGGGGTGTTCCGCCAGAAGACCGGGCTGGTGCTGGATGCCTATTTTTCCGGCACCAAGGTCAAGTGGCTTTTGGAAAACGTGCCGGGGCTCAGGGAGCGGGCCGGAAAGGGCGAGCTGTGCTTTGGCACCATCGATAGCTGGCTAATCTATAACCTGACCGGGGGCCAGGTACACGCCACCGACGTGTCCAACGCCTCGCGCACCCTGCTTTTTAACCTGCACACCCTGCGCTGGGACGAGCACCTGCTGGGCATCCTGGGCATTCCCAAGGCGCTTTTGCCGGAGGTGCGGCCCTCGTCGGGGCTCTTCGGTGAAACCGTGCCGGAGCTGTTTGGTACGGCCATCCCCATTGCGGGGGTAGCGGGCGACCAGCAGGCGGCGCTTTTTGGGCAGGCCTGCTTTACCCCCGGCATGGCCAAAAACACCTACGGCACAGGCTGCTTCATGCTCATGAACACCGGCCAGTCACAGGTGGAGTCGAAGCGGGGCCTCCTGACCACGGTGGCCTGGCAACTGGAAGGAGAGCCGCCCGAGTACGCCCTGGAGGGCTCGGTGTTCATGGCCGGGGCGGTGGTGCAGTGGCTGCGGGATGGGCTGGGCATTCTCCAGACCTCGAGCGACGTAGAGCCCCTGGCCCGCCAGGTCGAAAGCACCGATGGGGTGTATCTGGTACCGGCCTTTGTGGGCCTGGGGGCGCCTTACTGGGATGCGTATGCCCGTGGAACCCTCATCGGCCTGACCCGCGGGACGACCCGAGCCCACCTTGCCCGGGCGGCCCTCGAGGCCATTGCCTACCAGAGCCGGGATGTGCTGGAAGCCATGGAGGCCGACTCGGGGTTGCAACTTTCCGAACTGCGGGTGGATGGTGGGGCCACCGTGAACAACCTGCTGATGCAGTTTCAGGCCGATATTCTGGGCACCCCGGTGGTGCGGCCCCAGGTGACCGAGACCACCGCGCTGGGCGCGGCCTACCTGGCCGGGGTGGGGGTGGGAATGCTTTCCAGGGAGCAGATCGCCGAGCGCTGGGTGGTGCAGAAGCGCTTCGAGCCGGTCATGCCCCAAGAACAGCG
- a CDS encoding Gfo/Idh/MocA family protein — MKRNKEFANRLHALTPKFAYVPLEDRFLMNPGPLKYRFNVIGVGVNGQEHIKVTLLEGRCTIHGVYDPNPSSVEAARRIKAQFSQEPLVVYESLEAACSDPAVDGLIICTPNHTHLEVLKVAVQSGKHILLEKPMATNLKDAYAIWQIAEHYPKVLQIGLQYRYKPIYVEAIHEAKVRKSLGEIKTLTILEHREPFLDKVKQWNKFSKYSGGTLVEKCCHYFDLFNLFAESRPASVYASGSQAVNFRDFEYGGLRSDILDNAFVIVEYENGVRANFNLCMFAPMVYEEIVICGDEGRLKASEGVNGQAYSKWENYLEVIALPDRTSRTMTPSYPALIEETGHSGATYYEHLRWIEAMDGQPSTAATAEEGFWSVVVGVAAEESVKRGEKVMVKELLEANGLGHLA, encoded by the coding sequence ATGAAACGCAACAAGGAGTTCGCCAACCGGCTCCACGCCCTCACCCCGAAATTTGCCTACGTACCCCTGGAAGACCGCTTCCTGATGAACCCCGGCCCCCTCAAGTACCGCTTTAATGTGATTGGGGTGGGAGTTAACGGGCAGGAGCATATCAAGGTAACGCTGCTCGAGGGCCGTTGTACCATCCACGGGGTCTACGACCCCAACCCAAGCAGCGTAGAGGCCGCCAGGCGCATCAAGGCCCAGTTTTCCCAAGAGCCCCTGGTGGTCTACGAGAGCCTCGAGGCCGCCTGTTCCGACCCCGCAGTGGACGGCCTGATTATCTGCACCCCCAACCACACCCACCTCGAGGTGCTCAAGGTGGCCGTGCAGTCGGGCAAGCATATCCTGCTGGAAAAGCCCATGGCCACCAACCTGAAGGATGCCTACGCGATCTGGCAGATAGCAGAGCACTACCCCAAGGTGCTGCAGATTGGCCTCCAGTACCGCTACAAGCCCATCTACGTCGAGGCCATCCACGAGGCCAAAGTGCGCAAAAGCCTGGGCGAGATCAAGACCCTGACCATCCTGGAGCACCGCGAGCCCTTCTTGGACAAGGTCAAGCAGTGGAACAAGTTCTCCAAGTACTCCGGCGGCACCCTGGTGGAGAAGTGCTGCCACTACTTCGATTTGTTTAACCTGTTTGCCGAGTCGAGGCCGGCGAGCGTGTATGCCTCGGGCAGCCAGGCGGTGAACTTCCGCGACTTCGAGTACGGCGGCCTTCGCTCGGACATCCTGGACAACGCCTTCGTGATCGTGGAGTACGAGAACGGGGTGCGGGCCAACTTCAACCTGTGCATGTTCGCGCCCATGGTCTACGAGGAGATCGTCATCTGTGGCGACGAGGGCCGCCTCAAGGCCAGCGAGGGGGTGAACGGCCAGGCCTACTCCAAGTGGGAGAACTACCTCGAGGTGATTGCCCTCCCCGACCGCACCTCCCGCACCATGACCCCCAGCTACCCAGCCCTCATCGAGGAAACCGGCCACAGCGGGGCCACCTACTACGAGCACCTGCGCTGGATCGAGGCCATGGACGGCCAGCCTTCTACTGCTGCCACCGCCGAAGAGGGCTTCTGGAGCGTGGTGGTGGGGGTGGCGGCCGAAGAGTCGGTGAAGCGGGGGGAGAAGGTCATGGTGAAGGAGCTGCTCGAGGCCAACGGGCTGGGCCACCTGGCCTAG
- a CDS encoding Swt1 family HEPN domain-containing protein, with translation MAITNHERVGKGLELLRAGLAPYVEREVQEAVRAGAVNMETVRRYAEDPLLKNKPIAEWDAAGLLKLMWETWNEVFRKTLGFAERSLVSELREWRNQWAHQAPFSSDNADRALDSMERLLAAVSAPQADEVNRIKMELRRLVFDEQVRNEKRKAGGSLIEAAASGALKPWREVVNPHPDVASGRYQQAEFAADLWQVHLGQGSDEYQNPAEFFRRTFLTESLKRLLVGAVQRLSGTGGDPVVQLQTNFGGGKTHSMLALYHLFSGAAPGDLAGIDAVMAEAGVKALPRARRVVLVGNKISPGNPMRKPDGTLVRTLWGELAWQLGGREAYERIRADDERATSPGDALRELFIEYGPCLILIDEWVAYARQLHDAADLPGGSFETQFSFAQALTESAKLAGTCLLVISLPASDTQADDVEVGGLRGREALDRLRNVVGRVESSWRPASAEEGFEIVRRRLFEPLAGPEAYKQRDVTARAFAELYRTQAAEFPPECKTTDYERRIQAAYPIHPEVFDRLYEDWSTLVKFQRTRGVLRLMAAVIHSLWEKGDKSPLILPSTIPVDDPRVQFELTRYLSDNWTPIIEKDVDGPSSLPLKIDGEVPNLGRLSATRRVARTVYLGSAPTAGAAHRGLEDRRVKLGCVLPGESPAVFGDALRRLAAAATYLYQDGPRFWYATQPTVTKLAEDRAEQLKRDPDKVAAELEKRIRDAVRQMGEFARVHPLPRSIADVPDDLEARLVVLPPEHPYSKESDNAAVSAARAILESRGNAPRIYQNTLVFLAADKVRLQDLDEAVRGFLAWQSILAEKEALDLSPFQVRQAEAQQNAADAAVKARLPEAYQWLLVPEQKSPQGPIEWQALRLTGADPLAIRASKKLKSDELLLGKLGATVLRKHLDEVPLWRGEHVPVRQLVEDFARYLYLPRLAGPEVLVRALREGVALLTWESETFAYAESYDEAGRRYRGLQCGQSVSLSAEDPGLVVKPEVARRQLEIKTTEREAEKGDTVQGDISREDRNGVKSGGEPEVRPPRLPRRYHGTVRLHPLRVGAEAGRIAEEVIAHLAGQPGAEVVVTLEIQVRLPSGASEHTVRTVTENSRTLKFENYGFETD, from the coding sequence ATGGCCATAACCAATCATGAGCGGGTGGGCAAAGGGCTGGAACTCCTGCGCGCGGGGCTGGCCCCCTACGTCGAGCGCGAAGTACAAGAGGCCGTGCGGGCAGGAGCGGTGAACATGGAGACGGTGCGCCGCTATGCCGAGGACCCGCTGCTCAAGAACAAGCCCATCGCCGAGTGGGACGCGGCGGGTCTGCTCAAGCTGATGTGGGAGACCTGGAACGAGGTGTTCCGCAAGACGCTGGGTTTCGCCGAGCGTTCGCTGGTGAGCGAGCTGCGCGAGTGGCGCAACCAGTGGGCGCACCAGGCGCCTTTCTCGAGCGACAATGCCGACCGTGCGCTCGATTCGATGGAGCGGTTGCTCGCTGCCGTCTCGGCTCCGCAGGCCGACGAGGTGAACCGGATCAAGATGGAGCTTCGTCGCCTGGTCTTCGACGAGCAGGTGCGCAACGAGAAACGCAAGGCCGGGGGCTCGCTGATCGAGGCCGCAGCCAGCGGCGCGCTCAAGCCCTGGCGCGAGGTGGTAAACCCCCACCCCGACGTGGCCAGCGGTCGCTACCAGCAGGCCGAGTTCGCCGCCGATTTGTGGCAGGTGCACCTGGGCCAGGGCAGCGACGAATACCAAAACCCCGCCGAGTTCTTCCGCCGCACCTTCCTCACCGAGAGCTTAAAGCGGCTTCTGGTGGGCGCGGTGCAGCGTTTGTCGGGCACCGGCGGCGACCCGGTGGTCCAGCTTCAGACCAATTTCGGCGGCGGCAAGACCCACTCCATGCTGGCGCTGTACCACCTGTTTAGCGGTGCCGCGCCAGGCGACCTCGCCGGCATCGACGCGGTGATGGCCGAAGCGGGTGTGAAGGCGCTGCCCAGGGCGCGGCGGGTGGTGCTGGTGGGCAATAAAATCTCGCCCGGCAACCCCATGCGCAAGCCCGACGGCACGCTGGTGCGCACGCTGTGGGGCGAGCTGGCCTGGCAACTGGGCGGGCGGGAGGCCTACGAGCGCATCCGCGCCGACGATGAGCGGGCTACCAGCCCTGGCGATGCGCTGCGTGAGCTGTTTATCGAGTATGGCCCCTGCCTCATTCTGATCGACGAGTGGGTGGCCTACGCCCGCCAACTGCACGACGCCGCCGACCTGCCGGGCGGTAGCTTCGAGACCCAGTTCAGCTTTGCCCAGGCCCTCACCGAGTCGGCCAAGCTGGCCGGTACCTGCCTACTGGTGATCTCGCTGCCGGCTTCCGATACCCAGGCCGACGACGTGGAGGTGGGCGGCCTGCGCGGGCGCGAGGCGCTCGACCGGCTGCGCAACGTGGTGGGGCGCGTGGAGTCGTCCTGGCGTCCGGCCAGCGCCGAGGAGGGCTTCGAGATCGTGCGCCGACGGCTGTTCGAGCCGCTCGCCGGGCCGGAAGCGTACAAGCAGCGCGACGTGACGGCCCGCGCCTTTGCCGAGCTGTACCGCACCCAGGCCGCCGAGTTTCCCCCCGAGTGCAAAACCACCGACTACGAACGCCGCATCCAGGCGGCCTACCCCATCCACCCCGAGGTCTTCGACCGGCTGTACGAGGACTGGTCCACGCTGGTCAAGTTCCAGCGCACCCGCGGGGTGCTGCGCTTGATGGCCGCGGTGATCCACAGCCTGTGGGAAAAGGGCGACAAAAGCCCGCTGATCCTGCCCTCCACCATTCCCGTGGACGACCCGCGCGTGCAGTTCGAGCTCACGCGCTATCTGTCGGACAACTGGACCCCCATCATCGAGAAGGACGTGGATGGGCCCAGCTCCCTGCCGCTGAAGATCGATGGCGAGGTGCCCAACCTGGGCAGGCTTTCCGCTACGCGCCGCGTGGCCCGCACGGTCTACCTGGGGTCGGCGCCCACGGCGGGGGCGGCGCATCGGGGCCTCGAGGACCGCCGGGTGAAGCTCGGCTGTGTCCTGCCGGGCGAGTCGCCGGCGGTGTTTGGCGATGCCCTGCGCCGGCTGGCGGCGGCAGCCACCTACCTCTACCAAGACGGCCCGCGCTTCTGGTACGCCACGCAGCCCACCGTGACCAAGCTGGCCGAGGATCGGGCCGAGCAGCTCAAGCGCGACCCCGACAAAGTCGCTGCCGAGCTGGAAAAGCGCATCCGGGATGCCGTGCGGCAGATGGGCGAGTTTGCCCGCGTGCATCCCCTGCCGCGCTCGATCGCCGACGTGCCGGACGACCTCGAGGCGCGCCTGGTGGTGCTGCCGCCGGAACACCCCTACAGCAAGGAATCCGATAACGCCGCCGTGAGCGCAGCTCGGGCGATTCTCGAGTCCCGCGGCAACGCGCCGCGGATCTACCAAAACACGCTGGTTTTCCTGGCCGCCGACAAGGTTCGGCTACAAGACCTGGACGAGGCGGTGCGCGGGTTCCTGGCGTGGCAATCGATCCTGGCCGAGAAAGAAGCCCTCGACCTCAGCCCCTTTCAGGTTCGGCAGGCCGAAGCCCAGCAGAATGCCGCCGACGCCGCCGTGAAGGCACGCTTGCCCGAGGCGTACCAGTGGCTTTTGGTGCCGGAACAGAAGTCGCCGCAAGGACCCATCGAATGGCAAGCGCTACGGCTCACCGGCGCCGACCCCCTCGCCATTCGGGCGAGCAAAAAGCTCAAAAGCGATGAGCTGCTCCTCGGCAAACTCGGGGCGACCGTTTTGCGCAAGCACCTGGACGAAGTACCGCTGTGGCGGGGTGAGCACGTACCGGTGCGCCAGCTCGTCGAGGACTTCGCACGCTACCTCTACCTGCCCCGGCTCGCCGGGCCGGAGGTGCTGGTACGGGCCCTGCGCGAGGGCGTGGCGCTACTCACCTGGGAGTCCGAGACCTTCGCCTATGCCGAGAGCTACGACGAAGCGGGCAGGAGGTATCGCGGCTTGCAGTGCGGACAGTCGGTCTCGCTGAGCGCCGAAGACCCCGGACTCGTCGTCAAACCCGAGGTGGCCCGGCGGCAGCTTGAAATCAAAACCACCGAACGTGAAGCAGAAAAGGGCGATACCGTCCAGGGTGATATCTCCAGGGAAGACAGGAACGGGGTAAAGAGCGGCGGGGAGCCCGAAGTTCGCCCACCGCGCTTGCCCCGCCGCTACCACGGCACCGTGCGGCTCCATCCTCTTCGCGTCGGGGCAGAGGCGGGGCGCATCGCCGAAGAAGTGATCGCGCACCTGGCTGGGCAACCCGGCGCCGAGGTGGTGGTCACGCTGGAAATCCAGGTGCGCCTGCCAAGCGGGGCCAGCGAGCACACGGTTCGGACGGTTACGGAGAACAGCCGAACCCTCAAGTTCGAGAACTACGGCTTCGAGACAGACTGA
- a CDS encoding DUF86 domain-containing protein, with amino-acid sequence MRPDDRVRLQHMVEAAESIATFVAGRTRGDLDTDRMLLFAVVRAIEIIGEAASQISDETRSRAEDVPWRAMVGMRNRIVHAYFDIDADIVWKTAVEEVPGLLPRLRELLEQAKKGGTS; translated from the coding sequence ATGCGTCCGGATGACCGTGTCCGTCTCCAGCACATGGTCGAGGCCGCCGAAAGCATCGCGACATTCGTCGCAGGCCGGACTCGAGGCGATCTCGACACCGACCGCATGCTGCTCTTTGCGGTGGTGCGTGCGATCGAGATCATTGGCGAGGCTGCGAGCCAGATTTCGGACGAGACGAGGTCACGCGCTGAGGACGTTCCCTGGCGGGCCATGGTCGGAATGCGCAATCGCATTGTTCACGCCTACTTTGACATCGACGCGGACATCGTGTGGAAAACGGCCGTTGAGGAGGTGCCCGGCTTGCTGCCGCGGCTCCGCGAGCTGCTCGAGCAGGCGAAAAAAGGAGGGACGTCGTGA
- a CDS encoding nucleotidyltransferase family protein: MKRLPIADDELRRFCERHRIRKLLLFGSTLKGAARPDSDIDLLVEFEPGHKPGLIRLAAMEAELSALLGGRAVDLRTAEDLSRHFRQEVLREAEVQYASG; this comes from the coding sequence ATGAAGCGCCTTCCAATCGCCGACGACGAACTGCGCCGTTTCTGTGAGCGGCATCGGATCCGCAAGCTGTTGCTCTTCGGCTCAACGCTCAAGGGCGCAGCGCGCCCGGACAGTGACATTGACCTTTTGGTGGAGTTTGAACCCGGCCATAAGCCCGGGCTCATCAGGCTCGCCGCGATGGAGGCGGAGCTTTCAGCGCTGTTGGGTGGGCGTGCCGTCGATCTTCGCACGGCCGAGGATCTCTCGCGTCACTTCCGGCAGGAGGTGCTTCGCGAGGCGGAGGTGCAGTATGCGTCCGGATGA
- a CDS encoding DUF559 domain-containing protein, which translates to MRKKLIEVALPLEAINAASAREKSIRHGHPSTLHLWWARRPLAAARAVIFAQMVDDPASVPEEFPTPEAQEAERQHLFRIIEDLVQWENTTNEAVLQAAREEVWKSWRRACRDHASHPRAAELFNPDKLPAFHDPFAGGGALPLEAQRLGLEAYASDLNPVAVLINKAMIEIPPRFAGQPPVNPQARKDKNLFAREWKGAQGLAEDVRYYGQWMRDEAERRIGHLYPKIEVTPEMAADRPDLKPLVGQKLTVIAWLWARTVKSPNPAFAHVEVPLASTFVLSSKPGKEAYVEPVITYNAAPTQPSPAGGETPPPQPSPNGGWTPPPQPSPNGGWTPPPQPSPNGGWTPPPQPSPAGGGSHSPPPGGGRLGGGLIPSGERPGGGPLPRGGPGWEYYCFTVKVGKPKDPEAAKNGTKLSRGANFRCLMSGTPIAGDYIKAEGRAGRMGARLMAIVAEGPRGRVYLPPTPEHEAMAREAKPAWKPEVVLPNDPRNFWTVDYGLTTYGDLFTPRQLVALTTFSDLVGEAMERVKQDYLRAMGEGATTPALSRWGRDAPTPSLPRWGREQFSSPRRGAADMGATEAQPWQPTPVPPALLQAARDLRKTMTDAEQLLWQCLRAKQLDGFKFRRQHPIDRFVLDFYCPAARLAVELDGSQHNTEQGRAADAERTAWLNARGIRVLRFWNSEVFGNLEGVLTAIWEALHAHDSVGPHPAPDVDPHPSPPSEGDDSPHPNPPPTGDLRPHPSPPPLVEGAILLPPEGGGREGGHYPEGGHTTPLRNGGTGAQAYAEAVGVYLAFAVDKCADYWSSICSWHSSGEKMRNTFGRQAIPMMWDFAEANPFCDSSGNWMAMVDWTWKALEAAPARAGGAAAQDGAQAQSISTGKLISTDPPYYDNIGYADLSDFFYVWLRRSLRPVFPDLFATLAVPKAEELVATPYRHGSKEKAEAFFLDGMTQAMHRLAEQAHPAFPVTIYYAFKQSETDSPLPAGEGQEVRVSTGWETFLDAVIRAGFAISGTWPMRTELSNRMVGMGTNALASSIVLVCRPRIPSPNGGGPGWGYKSPNGGGPGWGYTSPSGGGPGRETATRREFVQALKAELPAALTELQKANIAPVDLAQAAIGPGMAVYTRYARVLDAEGRPVSVREALALINATLDEALAEQEGDFDADTRWAIAWFEQHGFAEGEFGVAETLSKAKNTSVAGLAEAGILESKRGKVRLLKPEELPADWDPARDARLTHWETVHQLIRVLESGGESAAAELVAKLGSKAETARELAYRLYTICERKKRAAEALAYNGLVQSWPEIVRLAREGGAARPAQETLFEDAEA; encoded by the coding sequence ATGAGAAAGAAACTGATCGAAGTGGCTCTGCCCCTCGAGGCCATCAACGCCGCGAGCGCCCGTGAGAAGTCCATCCGCCACGGCCACCCCAGCACCCTGCACCTGTGGTGGGCGCGCCGGCCCCTAGCTGCCGCCCGCGCGGTGATCTTCGCCCAGATGGTGGACGACCCCGCCAGCGTGCCGGAGGAATTTCCCACGCCAGAGGCCCAGGAAGCCGAACGCCAGCACCTCTTCAGGATCATCGAAGACCTCGTGCAGTGGGAGAACACCACCAACGAAGCTGTGTTGCAGGCCGCCCGCGAGGAGGTCTGGAAGAGCTGGCGGCGCGCCTGCCGCGACCACGCCAGCCACCCCCGCGCCGCCGAACTCTTCAACCCGGACAAGCTCCCCGCCTTTCACGACCCCTTCGCCGGTGGCGGGGCGCTTCCGCTGGAAGCCCAGCGGCTGGGCTTGGAAGCCTACGCCAGCGACCTCAACCCGGTGGCGGTGCTGATCAACAAGGCCATGATCGAGATTCCGCCCCGCTTCGCCGGCCAGCCGCCCGTAAACCCCCAGGCGCGCAAAGACAAGAACCTCTTCGCACGGGAGTGGAAAGGCGCGCAGGGCCTGGCCGAGGACGTGCGCTACTACGGCCAGTGGATGCGCGACGAGGCCGAGCGTCGCATCGGCCACCTGTACCCCAAGATTGAAGTGACGCCCGAGATGGCCGCCGACCGTCCGGACCTCAAACCCCTGGTCGGCCAGAAGCTCACCGTGATCGCCTGGCTGTGGGCGCGCACCGTCAAGAGCCCCAACCCGGCCTTCGCCCACGTGGAGGTGCCGCTCGCCTCCACCTTCGTGCTCTCGAGCAAACCGGGCAAGGAGGCGTATGTCGAGCCGGTGATCACCTACAACGCTGCCCCCACCCAACCCTCTCCTGCTGGGGGAGAGACGCCCCCACCCCAGCCCTCCCCCAACGGGGGATGGACGCCCCCACCCCAGCCCTCCCCCAACGGGGGATGGACGCCCCCACCCCAACCCTCCCCCAACGGGGGATGGACGCCCCCACCCCAACCCTCCCCCGCTGGGGGAGGGAGCCATTCTCCTCCCCCCGGAGGGGGGAGGTTGGGAGGGGGGCTAATACCCAGCGGGGAGAGGCCGGGAGGGGGGCCACTACCCCGAGGGGGGCCAGGGTGGGAGTATTACTGTTTCACCGTCAAGGTCGGCAAGCCCAAGGATCCGGAGGCGGCGAAGAACGGAACGAAGCTGTCACGCGGGGCAAACTTCCGCTGCCTAATGTCGGGCACGCCGATCGCGGGCGACTATATCAAGGCTGAAGGCCGCGCCGGGCGCATGGGCGCACGGCTCATGGCAATCGTTGCCGAGGGGCCGCGCGGACGGGTGTACTTGCCGCCCACGCCAGAGCACGAAGCGATGGCGCGGGAGGCGAAACCAGCGTGGAAGCCAGAGGTTGTGCTGCCCAACGACCCTCGCAACTTCTGGACGGTGGACTACGGCCTCACTACCTACGGCGACCTCTTCACCCCCCGCCAGCTCGTCGCGCTCACCACCTTCTCCGACCTGGTGGGCGAGGCGATGGAGCGTGTGAAGCAGGACTACCTGAGGGCGATGGGTGAGGGGGCCACCACGCCAGCCCTCTCCCGCTGGGGGAGAGACGCCCCCACCCCATCCCTCCCCCGCTGGGGGAGGGAGCAATTCTCCTCCCCCCGGAGGGGGGCGGCTGACATGGGGGCCACCGAGGCACAACCCTGGCAGCCCACCCCGGTTCCCCCTGCCCTGTTGCAGGCTGCGCGCGACCTGCGCAAAACCATGACCGATGCGGAGCAGTTGCTATGGCAGTGCTTGCGCGCGAAGCAATTGGACGGTTTCAAATTCCGCAGGCAGCATCCCATTGACCGCTTCGTTCTGGATTTCTACTGTCCTGCGGCAAGGCTGGCGGTCGAGCTGGACGGCAGCCAGCACAACACCGAACAAGGCCGGGCAGCCGATGCGGAGCGCACTGCCTGGTTGAACGCGCGGGGTATTCGCGTGCTGCGTTTCTGGAACAGTGAGGTGTTTGGCAACCTCGAGGGCGTCCTGACAGCCATTTGGGAAGCCTTGCACGCCCACGACAGCGTTGGCCCCCACCCTGCCCCGGATGTTGACCCCCACCCCAGCCCTCCCTCAGAAGGGGATGATAGCCCCCATCCCAACCCTCCCCCAACGGGGGATTTACGCCCCCACCCCAGCCCTCCCCCGCTGGTGGAGGGAGCAATTCTCCTCCCCCCGGAGGGGGGAGGTAGGGAGGGGGGCCACTACCCGGAGGGGGGCCACACCACCCCCCTGCGCAACGGCGGCACCGGCGCCCAGGCCTACGCCGAGGCGGTGGGGGTGTATTTGGCGTTTGCGGTGGATAAGTGTGCCGATTACTGGTCCAGCATCTGTAGCTGGCACAGCTCGGGCGAAAAGATGCGCAATACCTTCGGACGCCAGGCGATTCCGATGATGTGGGATTTTGCCGAGGCGAACCCGTTTTGTGATTCGTCAGGCAACTGGATGGCGATGGTGGACTGGACTTGGAAGGCTCTAGAGGCAGCACCGGCACGTGCAGGCGGAGCCGCAGCCCAGGATGGTGCGCAGGCACAATCCATCAGCACGGGCAAACTCATCTCCACCGACCCGCCCTACTACGACAACATCGGCTACGCCGACCTGTCGGACTTCTTCTACGTCTGGCTGCGCCGCTCGCTCAGGCCCGTCTTTCCCGACCTGTTCGCCACGCTCGCCGTGCCAAAAGCAGAGGAACTCGTCGCCACGCCCTACCGCCACGGCAGCAAGGAGAAGGCCGAGGCGTTCTTCCTCGACGGCATGACCCAGGCCATGCACCGCCTGGCCGAGCAGGCCCACCCGGCCTTCCCGGTCACCATCTACTACGCCTTCAAGCAGTCCGAAACCGACTCCCCTCTCCCAGCGGGAGAGGGGCAGGAGGTGAGGGTCTCTACCGGCTGGGAGACCTTCCTCGATGCGGTGATCCGCGCCGGCTTCGCCATCAGCGGCACCTGGCCCATGCGCACGGAGCTTAGCAACCGCATGGTGGGCATGGGTACCAACGCCCTGGCCTCGAGCATCGTCCTGGTCTGCCGCCCCCGTATACCCTCCCCCAACGGGGGAGGGCCAGGGTGGGGGTATAAATCCCCCAACGGGGGAGGGCCAGGGTGGGGGTATACATCCCCCAGCGGGGGAGGGCCAGGGAGAGAGACCGCCACTCGCCGGGAGTTCGTGCAGGCCCTCAAGGCCGAGCTGCCCGCGGCGCTCACCGAGCTACAGAAGGCCAACATCGCCCCGGTGGACCTGGCGCAGGCGGCCATCGGGCCGGGCATGGCGGTCTACACCCGCTACGCCCGGGTGCTCGACGCCGAGGGGCGGCCCGTCTCGGTGCGTGAGGCGCTGGCGCTCATCAACGCCACGCTCGACGAGGCCCTGGCTGAGCAGGAGGGCGACTTCGACGCCGACACGCGCTGGGCCATCGCCTGGTTCGAGCAGCATGGCTTTGCCGAGGGCGAGTTTGGCGTGGCCGAGACGCTCTCCAAGGCCAAAAACACCAGCGTGGCGGGACTGGCCGAGGCGGGTATCCTCGAGTCCAAACGCGGCAAGGTGCGGCTGCTGAAGCCCGAGGAACTACCCGCCGACTGGGACCCGGCGCGCGATGCGCGCCTCACCCACTGGGAAACCGTCCACCAGTTGATCCGGGTGCTGGAATCGGGCGGCGAGTCCGCCGCGGCGGAGCTGGTGGCCAAGCTGGGCTCGAAGGCCGAAACCGCGCGCGAGCTGGCCTACCGGCTCTACACCATCTGCGAGCGAAAGAAGCGGGCTGCCGAGGCCCTGGCCTACAACGGTTTGGTGCAAAGCTGGCCGGAGATCGTGCGGCTGGCACGGGAGGGCGGCGCGGCGCGCCCGGCCCAGGAGACGCTTTTTGAGGATGCGGAGGCTTGA